A single Synergistaceae bacterium DNA region contains:
- a CDS encoding STAS domain-containing protein translates to MDNLFRQDKISVNIDVMERANPIFNTAKSTLYLLGESGDRDAKLLASELGLSFDSTQNANTNKTTPDTVITTMLVLETRYRTMSRLAEKSGCDVDIDLPCGYTPRALTYARKGKSFIGLDLPAVIQEIEPGIMRLIGAGSREFVRFSAVDATNYDSLAKALDGINGTLCIMTEGLMMYFTESELEAFTENIRKILSGRGGCWLTSDPELLKTHSLMSKALSGGKSYGAPSGTVSILEQKSDTSMSKTGNSVCPGVACSDFEEAARKGIKFFEAHGFNVERLTFADNMPELNAYSLLKPGQVTAVKEAMTHAACWKLTLSGNAETSRGTSAGTKFGINAKISGDILSLTLSGRLDTITAPELLAFWEKIRAEHEISSVKINCASLDYISSAGLRVLMIMHKNSAEGVGLSDINNTVGEILSQTGCDSLLKISD, encoded by the coding sequence ATGGATAATCTCTTCAGGCAGGACAAAATCAGCGTTAATATTGACGTTATGGAACGCGCCAATCCGATATTCAACACCGCAAAATCTACGCTGTACCTTCTCGGCGAGTCAGGCGACAGGGACGCAAAGCTCCTCGCGTCAGAGCTTGGACTCAGCTTTGACAGCACGCAGAATGCGAACACGAACAAGACAACGCCCGACACAGTCATCACAACAATGCTCGTGCTTGAGACACGATACAGGACTATGAGCAGGCTCGCCGAGAAAAGCGGCTGTGATGTTGATATTGATCTCCCCTGCGGATATACTCCGAGGGCATTGACTTACGCACGAAAAGGGAAAAGCTTCATAGGCTTAGACCTTCCGGCAGTGATACAGGAAATAGAGCCGGGAATTATGCGGTTAATCGGCGCGGGAAGTCGGGAATTTGTGAGATTTTCGGCTGTTGACGCTACGAATTATGACTCACTCGCAAAGGCTCTTGACGGCATTAACGGAACACTCTGCATAATGACTGAAGGGCTGATGATGTACTTCACTGAGTCCGAGCTTGAAGCCTTCACGGAAAACATCAGGAAAATACTTTCAGGGCGCGGGGGCTGCTGGCTAACGTCTGACCCCGAACTGCTGAAGACTCACAGCCTCATGTCAAAGGCTCTATCAGGCGGAAAATCATACGGTGCTCCGTCCGGGACAGTCTCAATTCTTGAGCAGAAATCAGACACTTCAATGTCAAAAACCGGAAACTCAGTCTGTCCGGGAGTCGCCTGCTCTGACTTTGAGGAGGCCGCAAGGAAGGGGATAAAGTTTTTTGAGGCTCACGGCTTCAATGTTGAGCGGCTGACATTCGCGGACAATATGCCGGAGCTTAACGCATATTCCCTCCTGAAGCCCGGACAGGTTACAGCGGTGAAAGAGGCCATGACTCACGCGGCATGCTGGAAGCTGACACTTTCGGGGAACGCGGAGACTTCACGCGGCACATCAGCGGGGACAAAATTCGGCATTAACGCAAAAATCAGCGGGGATATTCTCTCGCTCACTCTTTCGGGGAGGCTTGACACAATCACCGCGCCGGAATTGCTTGCCTTCTGGGAAAAAATCAGGGCGGAACACGAAATCAGCTCCGTGAAAATCAACTGCGCCTCGCTGGACTATATTTCATCGGCGGGATTGCGGGTGCTTATGATTATGCACAAGAACAGCGCGGAGGGAGTCGGGCTTTCTGACATCAATAACACAGTAGGGGAAATTCTTTCGCAGACGGGATGCGATTCACTGCTGAAGATTTCTGACTGA
- a CDS encoding AEC family transporter, translating into MSLDFFTVASNLVSLFALIAAGYIAVKTGVLKPEASPHFSALLLKITLPCTIFVSLVTREYDPAFARDGVTIIIAGIIAFPAMMYISRGLSGVFHVPEGRRGVWAFITAYSNSGFMGFPIALALFGTEGLALSVMLNVAFNITLYTLGAMELIRDNPNHDSEGFDVKSVIFSNINIATFLSLIFYFGRISVPSAVIVPLSYISGITTPLSMVIIGMALAHSKASDLFTDIHAWTASAFRLIIYPVIMCVILRVFPLSDNHLVAAVLVLINAMPGASVTAVLSEMYGADVDFAARAMFIQNVACMVTIPAVCMLI; encoded by the coding sequence ATGAGCCTTGATTTTTTCACAGTAGCTTCTAACCTTGTCAGCCTTTTCGCGTTAATCGCCGCCGGATATATCGCCGTCAAAACAGGAGTCTTAAAGCCGGAAGCCTCTCCGCATTTCTCCGCGCTCCTGCTGAAAATCACGCTCCCATGTACTATATTTGTGTCTCTTGTTACACGTGAATATGATCCGGCGTTTGCACGGGACGGAGTAACTATCATCATTGCGGGGATTATAGCGTTCCCGGCCATGATGTATATATCGCGGGGGCTTTCGGGAGTCTTTCACGTGCCTGAAGGCAGGCGGGGAGTCTGGGCGTTCATTACGGCATACAGCAATTCCGGGTTCATGGGATTCCCGATTGCGCTGGCTCTTTTCGGGACTGAGGGACTTGCGCTGTCAGTCATGCTCAATGTAGCGTTCAACATTACGCTGTACACCCTCGGAGCTATGGAGCTTATCCGCGACAATCCCAATCACGACTCAGAAGGTTTTGACGTGAAATCAGTCATCTTCAGTAACATCAACATTGCTACATTTTTGAGCCTGATATTTTATTTCGGGCGTATCAGCGTTCCTTCAGCGGTGATTGTCCCGTTAAGCTATATTTCGGGCATAACGACTCCGCTTTCAATGGTAATAATCGGGATGGCTCTGGCTCACTCGAAAGCCTCTGACCTTTTCACGGACATACACGCTTGGACGGCCTCGGCGTTCCGTCTCATAATCTACCCCGTAATAATGTGCGTGATACTGCGAGTTTTCCCGCTGAGTGATAATCATCTTGTGGCGGCTGTGCTTGTCCTGATTAACGCCATGCCGGGGGCGAGCGTTACGGCGGTGCTGAGTGAGATGTACGGGGCTGATGTAGATTTTGCGGCGCGGGCGATGTTCATTCAGAATGTGGCGTGCATGGTTACGATTCCGGCGGTGTGTATGCTGATTTAG
- a CDS encoding homocysteine S-methyltransferase family protein — MFTFDDGRIYFFDGAMGSMLQARGLKLREIPEILNLTRPELIRSIHREYLNAGADFITANTFGANRFKLKGTSHTVTEIIQAGLTLAREITAGTPALVALDIGSTGRVMYPSGDASFSEIYDAVAEMVIAGKNLCDVILLETFTDLHELKAAVIAARENSDLPIFATMSFESSGRTFFGASPETMTAALEGLGVSALGVNCSLGPGQLVPIVERFCACSHVPVMVQPNAGLPVMHDGKSHYDVEPGEFAEISTRFAEMGAVILGGCCGTTPEHIAVMKHAVTERIGHAVKRNVPDDTVVCSPSKIVTFGRKFVVIGERLNPTGKKKLQAALRGGDTGYLLSEAVKQQEQGADILDINAGLPDIDEPAVLTHALTEIQGAVNLPIQIDSSNPIALESAARVCNGKPILNSVNGKPSSLESVLPVAKKYGACVLGLTLDDSGIPESAEDRLRIARIIVDMAESIGIPRRNILIDCLTLTASAQQKLVPETLRAVRLVHDELGVKTVLGLSNVSFGLPRRPLVNRTMMMAAIMSGLDGAIINPGDNDMKETLCAWNLLSGGEQEMQDYIAYCESHPEEAPLSASRVPPNLGGIPFTEGGNASKGGIKGGNDSEGKPQDALQSAIIRGLKDESANMTREMLKSATPLEIIENNIVPALDSVGKSYESGELFLPQLIKSAEAAKSAFEVLSLNMDKAESAGKAKGPVILATVYGDIHDIGKNIVRTIFENYNFDVVDLGKDVPPEKIVDAVISRGANVVGLSALMTTTVASMKETITKLKESCPAVKVIAGGAVLTPELANYAGADYYAKDAMEGVRIVSSLL, encoded by the coding sequence ATGTTCACTTTCGACGATGGCAGAATATACTTCTTTGACGGCGCAATGGGATCTATGTTGCAGGCGCGGGGACTCAAGCTCCGTGAGATTCCCGAAATCCTCAACCTTACTCGACCCGAATTAATCCGCTCAATTCACCGCGAATATTTGAACGCAGGCGCAGACTTCATCACCGCAAACACTTTCGGCGCAAACCGCTTCAAGCTCAAAGGCACATCACACACCGTAACAGAAATCATACAGGCCGGACTCACATTAGCCCGCGAAATTACAGCGGGGACTCCGGCACTTGTCGCGCTTGATATTGGCTCAACTGGGCGCGTTATGTACCCTTCCGGCGATGCTTCATTCAGCGAGATATACGATGCTGTTGCAGAGATGGTTATTGCCGGGAAAAATTTATGTGATGTGATATTGCTTGAGACATTCACCGACTTGCACGAGCTAAAAGCGGCTGTGATTGCGGCGCGTGAAAATTCTGATCTTCCCATTTTCGCGACAATGAGCTTTGAGTCATCCGGGCGGACGTTTTTCGGGGCGAGTCCTGAGACAATGACGGCGGCTCTTGAGGGACTCGGCGTGAGTGCTCTCGGTGTGAACTGCTCACTAGGGCCGGGGCAGCTTGTGCCGATTGTGGAACGTTTCTGCGCCTGCTCGCATGTCCCTGTGATGGTTCAGCCTAACGCGGGGTTGCCTGTTATGCATGACGGGAAATCGCATTATGACGTTGAGCCGGGCGAGTTCGCAGAGATTTCGACTCGTTTCGCTGAAATGGGAGCTGTGATTCTCGGAGGCTGCTGCGGTACGACTCCTGAGCATATCGCCGTGATGAAACATGCAGTAACAGAAAGAATCGGCCATGCGGTAAAGCGTAATGTCCCGGATGACACTGTAGTGTGTTCGCCGTCAAAAATTGTAACATTCGGGCGGAAGTTTGTCGTAATCGGCGAGCGTCTGAATCCCACAGGCAAAAAGAAATTGCAGGCGGCACTGCGCGGGGGCGATACGGGGTATTTGCTTTCTGAGGCCGTAAAACAGCAGGAGCAGGGAGCAGACATCCTCGACATTAACGCCGGACTTCCTGACATTGACGAACCCGCCGTACTGACTCACGCACTGACCGAAATACAAGGCGCGGTGAATCTCCCGATACAGATAGACAGCTCGAATCCCATAGCGTTAGAGTCAGCCGCAAGAGTCTGCAATGGCAAGCCTATATTGAACTCGGTCAACGGGAAACCGTCAAGCCTTGAGTCCGTCCTCCCTGTCGCAAAGAAATACGGAGCCTGTGTTTTAGGGCTTACGCTTGACGACAGCGGAATACCAGAGTCAGCAGAAGACCGACTCAGAATTGCGCGTATTATTGTCGACATGGCCGAATCGATTGGCATTCCCCGCCGTAATATTCTGATTGACTGCCTGACATTGACGGCCTCGGCGCAGCAGAAACTTGTTCCCGAAACGTTAAGGGCTGTGCGTCTCGTTCATGATGAGTTAGGCGTGAAGACTGTACTGGGACTGAGCAATGTTTCATTCGGGCTTCCGCGTCGGCCACTTGTGAACCGCACAATGATGATGGCTGCGATAATGAGCGGTCTTGACGGGGCAATCATCAATCCGGGCGACAATGACATGAAGGAGACATTATGCGCGTGGAATCTCCTTTCAGGCGGTGAGCAGGAAATGCAAGACTACATAGCCTACTGCGAGTCGCACCCGGAGGAAGCACCTCTCTCGGCAAGCCGTGTCCCCCCTAACTTAGGGGGGATACCGTTTACGGAGGGGGGTAACGCCTCAAAAGGGGGGATTAAGGGGGGGAACGACTCGGAGGGTAAGCCGCAGGACGCTCTGCAATCCGCAATAATTCGCGGCCTCAAAGACGAGTCAGCAAACATGACGCGGGAAATGCTCAAGTCAGCAACACCCCTCGAAATCATAGAGAATAATATCGTTCCCGCGCTTGATTCTGTCGGCAAAAGCTACGAGTCCGGGGAATTATTTCTCCCTCAGCTCATAAAGTCAGCGGAGGCGGCAAAATCTGCGTTTGAGGTATTATCGCTGAACATGGACAAAGCAGAGTCGGCAGGAAAAGCGAAAGGCCCTGTGATTCTTGCGACAGTCTACGGCGATATTCACGACATAGGCAAAAATATTGTGCGGACAATTTTCGAGAACTACAATTTTGATGTCGTTGACTTGGGCAAGGATGTCCCGCCGGAAAAAATCGTTGACGCTGTAATCTCGCGGGGTGCTAATGTCGTGGGCCTCAGTGCGCTTATGACAACGACCGTCGCAAGCATGAAGGAGACAATCACAAAGCTGAAGGAGTCCTGCCCCGCTGTGAAAGTCATTGCGGGGGGTGCTGTCCTGACTCCTGAGCTGGCCAATTACGCCGGGGCGGATTACTACGCCAAAGACGCTATGGAGGGCGTAAGGATAGTATCATCACTTCTGTAA
- a CDS encoding QueT transporter family protein has protein sequence MITKKIARGAIIAAVYAALTILLAPISYGPVQCRVSEALTLLPFYMPEAILGLLIGCVFANFYGGFGLPDMIFGSLATLIAAILTRKSPNIYIGALWPIVSNMIIIGAMLHVLIDVPLIATCLYVGLGEAGACYIVGVPLMKILEKRNIICRD, from the coding sequence ATAATCACAAAGAAAATAGCAAGGGGCGCGATTATTGCGGCGGTATATGCGGCTCTGACGATACTCCTTGCGCCGATCTCATATGGCCCTGTTCAGTGCAGGGTGTCTGAGGCTCTGACTCTTCTGCCGTTCTACATGCCTGAAGCGATTCTGGGACTGTTAATCGGGTGCGTGTTCGCGAATTTCTACGGGGGTTTCGGGCTTCCTGATATGATATTCGGGAGTCTTGCGACACTAATCGCGGCCATTCTCACGCGGAAATCTCCGAATATATACATCGGGGCATTGTGGCCGATAGTCTCGAACATGATAATCATCGGGGCAATGCTTCATGTGCTAATTGATGTGCCGTTAATCGCGACATGTCTTTACGTGGGACTGGGCGAGGCGGGAGCGTGCTATATTGTCGGTGTGCCTCTGATGAAAATTCTTGAGAAGCGCAATATCATTTGCAGGGATTAA
- a CDS encoding OmpH family outer membrane protein, whose amino-acid sequence MSFKKIILLALSVSLLTVSFTMSASAASKKSSSSSSVPATTDFVGVVDMGMILDSHPRLNEVRQQIANLYRQKENEAKAAADKETDQQKKAQAVQAKRMELAQEEQKLMAPIYRDCQQAVREIAVKRKLTLVLTNAVVLIGGVDITQDVIQQLSRQK is encoded by the coding sequence ATGTCATTTAAGAAAATCATCTTGCTTGCGCTTTCAGTCTCACTTCTCACAGTCAGCTTCACAATGTCAGCTTCAGCCGCGTCAAAGAAATCATCATCATCATCATCAGTCCCTGCCACGACCGATTTTGTCGGAGTTGTAGACATGGGAATGATTCTCGACAGCCATCCCAGACTCAATGAAGTGCGCCAGCAGATAGCGAACCTTTACCGGCAGAAAGAGAACGAAGCCAAAGCCGCCGCCGACAAAGAGACAGACCAGCAGAAAAAAGCGCAGGCAGTTCAGGCCAAAAGGATGGAGCTTGCCCAGGAAGAGCAGAAACTCATGGCACCTATATACAGGGACTGCCAGCAGGCCGTGAGGGAGATAGCCGTCAAAAGGAAATTAACGCTTGTTCTGACAAATGCCGTTGTGTTAATCGGCGGAGTCGACATAACACAGGACGTAATACAGCAGCTATCCCGCCAAAAATAA
- the gpmA gene encoding 2,3-diphosphoglycerate-dependent phosphoglycerate mutase, with product MPQIVLIRHGESAWNKENRFTGWTDVPLSEKGVEEARSAGKLLKAEGFAFDYAFTSVLKRAIKTLWLVLEEMDRMWIPIQHSWKLNERHYGALQGLNKADTAAKYGDAQVKIWRRSYDIQPPVLTKDDERYPGHDPRYAGLSESELPLTECLADTVARVVPYWQESIVPAVKSGKKIIIAAHGNSLRALVKYLDNISEKDILELNIPTGVPLVYELDDNMKPVSHRYLGDAEAIAKAQAAVASQGSAKK from the coding sequence ATGCCTCAGATAGTATTAATCCGTCATGGCGAGTCCGCTTGGAACAAAGAGAACAGATTCACCGGCTGGACTGATGTCCCATTGTCGGAAAAAGGAGTCGAGGAAGCCCGCTCCGCCGGAAAGCTCCTGAAAGCTGAGGGGTTCGCGTTCGATTATGCGTTCACGTCCGTGCTGAAGAGGGCAATCAAAACGCTGTGGCTTGTTCTTGAGGAAATGGACAGGATGTGGATACCGATTCAGCACTCGTGGAAGCTCAACGAGAGGCACTACGGAGCATTGCAGGGACTCAACAAGGCCGACACCGCCGCAAAATACGGAGATGCCCAGGTCAAAATCTGGCGCAGAAGCTACGACATTCAGCCGCCCGTACTCACGAAAGATGATGAGCGTTACCCCGGCCATGATCCGAGATACGCAGGACTCAGCGAGTCAGAATTGCCGCTCACGGAATGCCTTGCTGACACTGTAGCGCGTGTAGTCCCATACTGGCAGGAGTCAATAGTCCCCGCTGTAAAATCAGGGAAGAAGATTATCATCGCGGCTCACGGAAATTCACTGCGGGCATTAGTTAAGTACCTCGACAACATTTCAGAGAAAGACATTCTCGAACTCAACATCCCGACAGGAGTCCCGCTTGTTTATGAGCTTGACGACAATATGAAGCCCGTATCACACCGCTATTTAGGGGACGCGGAAGCAATCGCAAAAGCACAGGCCGCAGTAGCCTCGCAGGGAAGCGCGAAAAAGTAA
- the coaBC gene encoding bifunctional phosphopantothenoylcysteine decarboxylase/phosphopantothenate--cysteine ligase CoaBC: MQNWKHGRKILLGITGGIAAYKIPGLVRLITKSGSESEIIMTDSARNFVAPMTLETLSGRKVFTDSDFGSSIPHIKLSQWAEVFVIAPCTANTLAKIAHGVADNLLTSAVTAARCPLLIFPAMNEAMYDNPATQANISALKSRGVKVIEPSSGELACGDSGRGRMPEPAEIMREIHRALCVHDMAGKNVLVTAGPTHEYIDPVRYISNPSSGKMGLAVARSAWYMGANVRVIAGPVDVDAYGMDVIRVTSARDMLEAVRENISWADYIVKAAAVGDYRVKEFSPHKLKRGGKDTLTLELVQNPDISAEAGRLKRAGQILIGFAAETDNITANAREKLARKNLDYILANDAAKGFGTDTNTITLISRNGEEATFSGLKEDIAFDIWRRIIAR; the protein is encoded by the coding sequence ATGCAAAACTGGAAGCATGGCCGCAAAATTCTCCTCGGAATCACCGGGGGCATAGCGGCCTACAAGATTCCCGGATTAGTCCGGCTCATCACAAAATCAGGCAGCGAGTCAGAAATCATCATGACAGACTCCGCCCGGAATTTCGTTGCGCCTATGACTCTTGAGACTCTCTCAGGCCGAAAAGTTTTCACCGACTCCGATTTCGGCTCCTCGATTCCTCACATAAAGCTGTCTCAATGGGCTGAAGTTTTCGTGATTGCACCCTGCACCGCAAACACCCTCGCAAAAATCGCGCACGGAGTCGCCGACAATCTCCTAACCTCAGCAGTAACAGCCGCAAGATGTCCCCTGCTCATATTTCCGGCCATGAATGAAGCAATGTACGACAATCCCGCGACACAGGCGAATATTTCCGCGCTCAAATCACGGGGCGTGAAAGTCATTGAGCCGTCATCCGGCGAGCTTGCCTGCGGGGACTCAGGACGCGGGAGAATGCCTGAACCCGCCGAAATCATGCGCGAGATTCACCGGGCTTTGTGCGTTCACGACATGGCCGGGAAAAATGTTCTTGTTACAGCCGGGCCGACTCATGAATATATTGACCCTGTGCGCTACATCTCGAACCCTTCAAGCGGGAAAATGGGACTCGCCGTTGCCCGTTCAGCGTGGTACATGGGCGCAAATGTTAGAGTGATTGCCGGGCCTGTTGATGTTGACGCTTACGGAATGGACGTTATCCGCGTAACTTCAGCGCGTGATATGCTTGAGGCGGTGAGGGAAAATATTTCGTGGGCTGACTATATCGTGAAGGCCGCCGCTGTCGGTGATTATCGTGTGAAAGAATTTTCCCCGCACAAGCTCAAACGCGGAGGGAAGGATACATTGACCCTCGAATTAGTGCAGAACCCGGACATTTCAGCAGAGGCAGGAAGGCTCAAGAGGGCCGGGCAGATTCTCATAGGCTTTGCGGCTGAAACCGACAACATCACAGCCAACGCCCGCGAAAAGTTAGCCCGCAAGAATCTTGATTACATTCTCGCAAATGACGCGGCTAAAGGTTTCGGGACTGACACGAACACAATAACGCTAATTTCCCGAAACGGTGAAGAGGCTACATTCTCCGGCCTGAAGGAAGATATAGCGTTCGACATTTGGAGGCGGATAATTGCTCGTTGA
- a CDS encoding pyridoxal phosphate-dependent aminotransferase codes for MHLSDRIKALKISPIRRLIPYADEAKAKGKKVYHLNIGQPDIRTPDEYFEAIRNFHPRTVAYQPSQGILELREAISGYYKAMGVPYEPDEVYVTCGGSEALQFVVMILCDPGDEILVPEPFYANYNTFAKLALAKLKPIPTKAETGFHLPPEDVIESLITSKTRAFWVSHPCNPTGVSYTPDEIHTLCRLAKKHDIFIIADEVYREFIYEAGGFMSFGAVEDARDRVIMVDSVSKRFSACGARIGCIAIKNKPFLAEVMKLCQGRLSVSHVEQVGAAALYRTPKSYLQEVNKEYKMRRDVLYKGLKEIDGVVCHEPKGAFYTMVKLPVDDSEKFIIWLLQNFDINGETTMAAPGSGFYAEPGLGLDEVRMAYVLKKEDLEKALNILKNALAVYPGRAEAIKA; via the coding sequence ATGCACCTTTCAGACAGAATAAAGGCTCTCAAGATCTCGCCAATACGCCGGCTGATTCCCTACGCTGACGAGGCAAAAGCAAAGGGAAAGAAAGTATACCATCTCAATATCGGACAGCCCGACATAAGGACACCCGATGAATATTTCGAGGCTATCAGGAATTTTCACCCGCGAACAGTGGCATATCAGCCCTCACAGGGTATATTAGAACTCCGCGAGGCTATATCAGGCTACTACAAGGCGATGGGAGTCCCGTATGAGCCGGATGAAGTGTACGTTACGTGCGGAGGAAGCGAGGCACTTCAGTTTGTCGTGATGATACTTTGCGACCCGGGCGACGAGATTTTAGTCCCGGAACCGTTCTACGCGAATTACAACACGTTCGCGAAACTTGCGCTGGCAAAACTCAAGCCCATTCCCACAAAAGCCGAGACAGGATTCCACCTTCCGCCCGAAGACGTAATAGAGAGCCTCATCACCTCAAAGACCCGCGCATTCTGGGTATCACATCCCTGCAACCCGACCGGGGTCAGCTACACGCCGGACGAGATTCACACGCTGTGCCGTCTGGCAAAGAAGCACGACATCTTCATTATCGCCGATGAGGTCTACAGGGAATTTATCTACGAGGCGGGCGGCTTCATGAGTTTCGGGGCTGTCGAGGACGCAAGAGACCGCGTTATCATGGTTGACTCAGTGTCAAAAAGATTCAGTGCCTGCGGTGCGCGTATAGGCTGTATTGCCATAAAGAACAAGCCTTTTCTCGCTGAAGTCATGAAATTATGTCAGGGAAGATTGAGCGTCTCACATGTTGAGCAAGTCGGAGCCGCGGCACTTTACCGCACACCGAAAAGCTACCTTCAGGAAGTCAACAAAGAGTACAAAATGCGGCGTGATGTACTGTACAAAGGCTTGAAGGAAATTGACGGCGTTGTCTGCCACGAGCCTAAAGGGGCATTCTACACGATGGTGAAATTGCCTGTTGACGACTCCGAGAAGTTCATCATCTGGCTGCTGCAGAATTTCGACATCAACGGAGAAACGACAATGGCCGCCCCCGGAAGCGGATTTTACGCTGAACCCGGTTTAGGCTTGGACGAGGTGAGAATGGCATATGTCCTCAAGAAGGAAGACTTAGAGAAGGCATTGAACATCCTCAAAAACGCCCTTGCGGTTTACCCGGGCCGCGCTGAGGCGATAAAGGCATAA